A region of the Nocardia asteroides genome:
GGGGCGGCCGCGAGACCTCGCAGCAGTACCTGGGCCTGGGCAGGCTCGCGTATCGGAGGTTTTGCAGTGGTCTGCCCGGCGAGCGTGGTGATGGGCCGGGCCTGCACCAGCCATAACTGGTGGTCGTCGAATGCCCATTCGACGTCTTGCGGTCGGCCGCCGTGCAGCTGCTGGACCTGCAAAGCCGTCCGGGCCACCGACACCGCCTCGTCCTCGCTGAGTACCTGAGCGGCCGCCTCGTCGTCGCTCAACTCGATTCGCTGGTCGCCGTCGGGCCCGGACACGATGGCGAAGCTTTGATGGCCCGCACGCGCGGCGATCAGCGTGGGCCCCTTGGCGTCGAGCATGTAGGTATCGGGTTCGGTGGCTCCGGAAACAACGACCTCGCCTTGGCCACGAGCCGCCTCGACGACCACACGATCCCTGCGGCCGGTAGCCGGATCGGCGGTGAATGCCACGCCCGCCCTGCGGGCCGCCACCATGCGCTGCACCACTACCGCGATGTCGGGGCGTTCGTACATTTCGCGGCGGGCGCGATAGGTGAGTACCCGGGGCGTGAACAGCGATGCCCAGCAGTCGACGATGGCATCCATCAATCGGTCATCGCCGCGGATGTTGGTCCGCGACAGATTCATTCCCGCGAAGGATGCGGTCGCGCTGTCCTCGCCGATCGCCGACGAGCGCACCGCGACCGGAACCGAATCGCCCAGCCGGTGGTAGGCGGCCAGCACGGCGTCGTGCACTCCTGCCGCCATCGGTGTCTGGTGCACGAGCTTTCGCATACGGATGCACAGCTCGTCCAGTCGCGGTTCGTCCGAGTTAGCGCCCGCGGACGCGGCCTGAAGCGCCTCGGCATGCAGTGTGTCGAGTTCGGCGCCGTGCGGGCCGTGGATGATCACTTCCTCGTAACATGATTTGAGAATCGCGTACCCGGGTGGCACAGGCAGGTGCGCCGCCACCAGCTCACCGAGATTCGCCCCCTTGCCTCCGGCACGGTCGGCATCGGCCAGCCGCAGGTCACCGAGGTCGGCCACGTAATCGCCCATAACGGCTCCGATCGGTCGTACTTCGAACGTCGCGTCTGTTGTCAGCCTCGCTCAGTACCGCCGGCATTCACCACGGCCGAAGGTCCCCTGGTTCGTCCCGTTGGGCCCTGCCCGCGAACCCGGTCAGCGGTTCCCGCCTGGGAGCGGAAGGCCCCGCTGCTCGGTGGCACGTCCATCGGCGATGGCGCGCAGCCAATCGCATGCGGTGGGGGCTGCCGGCGCGACGGGGTCGCGGTGATGGCTCATTGTGTGCGCCTCTCACGGCTGGACCGTGGTGGAGCGGGCTGGTGGCAGCCGCAGACTTCGGGCGATGGTGTCCGCCCACGAACGGACCGCTGCCCAGTCACGCAGGTCCCCGTAGCGTCCTTTGCCCAATAGCCGGTAAAGGAGTCGAGTCCGCAGTGAAATGCCGTCACTGTCGTACCGTCCGGCGAACGCCCGGTAGTCGTGCGCCTGGATCGAATCGCGCAGAGCGGCGATTTTCCTCGGGACGATCCGGCCGAGGCGGCGGCCGATCGGGCCGCGCAGTGCCGGGGCGAGCCCCACGCTGAAGAGCCATACGTCCCGTTGCGCCAATTCGTCGTGGTGGGCGTGCACGTAGTCGGCGGCGGAAGGCAGGAACTTCATGTTGTGTACTGCGCTGCCCAGCACGAGGGTGTCGAATCGGGACAGATCGGGCGCGTGGTCGATATCGGCCAGTTCGACGATCGTGTCGCGACCCGACAGCTCGGTGCTGATGAATTCGGCGATGTCACGGGTCGATCCCTGTTCGGTCGCGTAGACGACCGCGATGCGGTGTTTGTCCTGGTCCATGTCGAAAAGCCTCCTCGTGTAGTTCCGGCTCGGTGAGAGGCCTCGTGCCCGGGCCGTGGGGACCATGGTCACAGCGATTGGCGGCAGTCCCGTGCCGAGCCGGGCCGGAAGAATGCGGACCCCTCGTGCAGGCGAATGCTCACGCGTGATTCGGCGCGGCCGCGCGGCGGCGCAGCAGCCAGCGCCGCAGTTCGTCGGCGCCCCACACGATGAACGGGTACGGCAATGTGAACGCGAGCATGGCGGGCGTCAGCGCGGCTGTCCCGAGCAGGCTCTGCATCACCGGGACGTAGATGATGATCGCGGCGAGGGCGAGTTCGAAGGCGATACCCCACAACAGCAAGGGATTGGACAGGACGCCGATCGAGCGGAGTGAGGCACGGTCGGTTCGTGCGGCGAACGCGGTGCCGATCTGGCCGGCGACCATACCGAAGAAGGTCATTGTGGTCGCCTGCTGGTAGGTATGGTGCAGCGGCGTGCCGGGACCGGTGGGGTCGCCCAGGTGCCAGCCACCCTGCAGCAGCACGAAGAAGAACCCTGCCATGGCCAGGACCGCGGCGATTACTCCGAGGAACAGCCAGGCGCGTAGCAGCATGGGCGTGCGGATCACCGACTCGCTGCGTTTGCGGGGCGGCCGTTGCATCAGACCGGGCTCGGCCGCTTCCCGTCCGAGCGCCAACGCAGGCAGCGTCTCGGTGCCGACGTCGAACGCCAGTAGCTGCATCACGGTCAGCGGCAGTGGGACCGCTCCGCCGGAGAGTGCGAACACCAGTAGCGGCGTCACCTCAGGGGTGGTGTGAGCGAAGATGTAGCAGATGAACTTCCGGATGTTGTCGTAGACCCGCCTACCGGCCTGGATGGCCGAGGTGATGGTGGCGAAGTTGTCGTCGGTGAGCACCATGGTGGCGGCCTCACGGGCCACGTCGGTGCCCGAGCGGCCCATCGCGACACCGATGTCGGCGCGCCGCAGGGCTGGTGCGTCGTTGACGCCGTCACCTGTCATGGCCACGACGTGTCCAGCGGCGCGTAGTGCGTCGGCGATGCGCAGTTTGGCCTCAGGGGACGAGCGAGCGAAGATGAGTTCGGCCTGCCCCGCCAGCAGTTCGTCGAGTTCGTCCTCGCTCATCCGTTCCAATTCCGTACCGGTGATCACGGTTGGCGTACCGCGCGTTATACCGATCTGGCCGGCGACGGCCGCTGCGGTCAGCCCGTGATCGCCGGTGATGACGATGATGCGGATACCCGCGCCGTGGCACAGCTGCACCGCCTCGGCAATCTCGGGCCGCGGCGGGTCCTCCATCGCTACCAAGCCGAGCAGGACCAGATCCTTTTCCGCTTGCTGCCGGTTCAGTGGCGCTGCGGAACCGGCGAGGTCGCGCGCGGCGACAGCCAGCATCCGCAGACCTCGGCGGGCGCGGGCGTCGACGAGTTCGGTGAGCTGCTCGCGGCGGTGCGGATGCAGAGGGCGGATGCCTCCCTCGATGCCGAGTTCGGCGGTGCACAGTGGCAGCAGCGATTCCGGCGCTCCTTTGGTGTGCACGTGCAGCCGACCGGTCTCGTCGGAATCGAGAGTCGACATCCGTTTGTGTACCGGGTCGAAGTGGAACAGACGCTGTCGGAATCGCTCCCGCTCCTCGGGCCGGACCTGCTCCCCGAGAACTGAGGCCGCCTCGAGCAGTGCCAGCTCG
Encoded here:
- a CDS encoding flavodoxin domain-containing protein translates to MDQDKHRIAVVYATEQGSTRDIAEFISTELSGRDTIVELADIDHAPDLSRFDTLVLGSAVHNMKFLPSAADYVHAHHDELAQRDVWLFSVGLAPALRGPIGRRLGRIVPRKIAALRDSIQAHDYRAFAGRYDSDGISLRTRLLYRLLGKGRYGDLRDWAAVRSWADTIARSLRLPPARSTTVQP
- a CDS encoding cation-transporting P-type ATPase, whose translation is MDPTERIDLLLRDLRGSRSGLTAREAERRLVHYGPNMLRRRGRRSWQRDLARQLTHPLALLLWAAAGLAGVVGIVPVAIAIVVVIVINAAFAFAQERHAEQAVEALAAYLPIRAQVVRDSQVTEVEATGVVPGDVLVIAEGDRICADARLLTGGVEVDLSELTGESMPVYRSADAVDAGVPLAQARELVFSGTSCTEGEARGIVFATGMHTELGRIAALSERVERDESPLEHQVRRVAWLIALISVLLAAAFIPLAMLGAGLSPINSVIFAIALLVSNVPEGLLPVITLALAIGVRELARRGAVVKRLSAVETLGSTDVICTDKTGTLTENRMRVVTIDTTTGTHDPYAAPGKRDPTLADLAKAIVACNNARLADDTGPAVGDPTELALLEAASVLGEQVRPEERERFRQRLFHFDPVHKRMSTLDSDETGRLHVHTKGAPESLLPLCTAELGIEGGIRPLHPHRREQLTELVDARARRGLRMLAVAARDLAGSAAPLNRQQAEKDLVLLGLVAMEDPPRPEIAEAVQLCHGAGIRIIVITGDHGLTAAAVAGQIGITRGTPTVITGTELERMSEDELDELLAGQAELIFARSSPEAKLRIADALRAAGHVVAMTGDGVNDAPALRRADIGVAMGRSGTDVAREAATMVLTDDNFATITSAIQAGRRVYDNIRKFICYIFAHTTPEVTPLLVFALSGGAVPLPLTVMQLLAFDVGTETLPALALGREAAEPGLMQRPPRKRSESVIRTPMLLRAWLFLGVIAAVLAMAGFFFVLLQGGWHLGDPTGPGTPLHHTYQQATTMTFFGMVAGQIGTAFAARTDRASLRSIGVLSNPLLLWGIAFELALAAIIIYVPVMQSLLGTAALTPAMLAFTLPYPFIVWGADELRRWLLRRRAAAPNHA